From Providencia sp. R33, a single genomic window includes:
- the rfaF gene encoding ADP-heptose--LPS heptosyltransferase RfaF: MKILVIGPSWVGDMMMSQSLYRTIKALHPHAQIDVMAPQWCRPLLAKMPEVNQAIPMPLGHGALEIGERRRLGISLRGNGYDQAIVLPNSLKSALVPFFANIAKRTGWRGEMRYGLLNDIRPLNKEAFPLMVQRYVALAYDKQTIQSAADIPSPILKPKLVTVPQEVSETLQTFAIDDSRPIIGFCPGAEFGPAKRWPHYHYATLAQELISLKGYQVLLFGSQKDHPAGEDIRQSLTDEAKPYCHNFAGETSLEQAVNLIDACHAVVSNDSGLMHVAAALDKPLVALYGPSSPDFTPPLSDKAEVIRLIEGYHKVRKGDGESGYHQSLIDIQPKMVLDALARLNIGIE; the protein is encoded by the coding sequence ATGAAAATATTGGTGATCGGCCCTTCATGGGTAGGGGATATGATGATGTCACAGAGCCTTTATCGCACAATAAAGGCACTTCATCCTCATGCGCAAATTGATGTGATGGCACCTCAATGGTGCCGCCCTTTGCTGGCTAAAATGCCTGAAGTCAATCAAGCCATCCCGATGCCTTTAGGGCATGGAGCCCTTGAAATCGGTGAACGTCGTCGATTAGGTATCAGTTTGCGAGGAAATGGGTATGACCAAGCGATTGTTTTGCCTAATTCGTTAAAATCTGCACTTGTTCCATTCTTTGCTAACATTGCCAAAAGAACGGGCTGGCGCGGGGAAATGCGTTATGGGTTACTCAATGATATTCGCCCGTTGAATAAAGAAGCATTTCCATTGATGGTACAACGTTATGTTGCCCTTGCTTATGATAAGCAGACCATTCAATCTGCTGCTGATATTCCATCACCAATATTAAAACCCAAACTCGTCACGGTTCCACAAGAAGTCAGTGAAACGCTGCAAACCTTTGCCATTGATGACTCTCGCCCGATTATTGGTTTTTGCCCAGGCGCCGAGTTTGGTCCAGCAAAACGCTGGCCACACTACCATTATGCAACCCTCGCCCAAGAATTGATCAGCTTAAAAGGCTATCAAGTTCTGCTATTTGGTTCCCAAAAAGACCATCCCGCAGGGGAAGATATTCGCCAAAGCTTAACGGATGAGGCCAAACCCTACTGCCATAATTTTGCGGGGGAAACGTCGCTAGAACAAGCCGTTAACCTGATTGATGCCTGCCATGCTGTTGTGAGTAACGATTCAGGGCTGATGCATGTTGCCGCCGCATTAGATAAACCTTTAGTTGCACTTTATGGCCCAAGTAGCCCAGACTTCACACCACCATTGTCTGATAAAGCTGAAGTGATCCGCTTAATCGAGGGGTATCATAAAGTCCGTAAGGGGGATGGCGAAAGCGGTTATCACCAAAGCCTGATCGATATTCAGCCAAAAATGGTTTTAGACGCATTAGCACGTTTAAATATAGGTATTGAATAA
- the rfaC gene encoding lipopolysaccharide heptosyltransferase RfaC: protein MRVLLVKTSSMGDVLHSLPALTDAQQAIPNIQFDWVVEEGFAQIPIWHSAVNQVIPVAIRRWRKNWFSAPIRAERTEFRQQLQATQYDAIIDAQGLLKSAFLVTRLAHGDKHGYDRHSIREPLASFFYDHRYAISKQQHAVERIRQLFAKSLGYTCPTQQGDYAIAQHFLQSGVNNESPYVIFLHSTTRDDKHWPEENWRNLIELMAGSGVKIKLPWGAPHEQQRAERLAKGFDFVEVLPKLTLAEVAQQIANAKAVVSVDTGLSHLTAALDKPNFTLFGPTDPGLIGGYGQNQYAIISKSNIIKHISAINIYEQLKHFL, encoded by the coding sequence ATGCGAGTATTATTAGTCAAAACATCTTCAATGGGCGATGTTTTACATTCTTTACCTGCATTAACTGATGCACAGCAAGCTATCCCCAATATTCAATTTGATTGGGTGGTTGAGGAGGGTTTTGCACAAATTCCAATTTGGCACAGTGCAGTTAACCAAGTGATCCCTGTTGCTATCCGCCGTTGGCGGAAAAATTGGTTTTCTGCGCCAATCAGAGCCGAACGCACTGAGTTTCGTCAGCAATTACAAGCAACACAGTATGACGCAATTATTGATGCTCAAGGGCTACTAAAAAGCGCATTTCTCGTTACGCGCTTAGCCCATGGCGATAAGCACGGTTATGACCGCCATAGCATTCGCGAACCGCTTGCCAGTTTTTTCTATGACCATCGCTATGCCATTAGCAAGCAACAACATGCTGTCGAACGCATCCGCCAATTATTTGCAAAAAGCCTTGGTTATACTTGCCCGACACAGCAAGGTGATTACGCCATTGCACAGCATTTCTTGCAATCCGGTGTAAATAACGAAAGCCCTTACGTAATTTTTCTGCACTCCACCACTCGAGATGACAAACATTGGCCTGAAGAAAACTGGCGAAATTTAATTGAGTTAATGGCGGGCAGTGGTGTAAAAATAAAGCTACCGTGGGGAGCACCACATGAGCAACAACGCGCAGAGCGATTAGCTAAAGGCTTTGATTTTGTTGAGGTATTACCAAAGCTAACACTCGCTGAAGTGGCACAACAGATTGCCAATGCTAAAGCCGTTGTCTCCGTCGATACTGGGCTCAGTCATTTAACTGCCGCACTGGATAAACCCAACTTCACGCTGTTTGGCCCTACTGATCCGGGGTTGATTGGGGGTTATGGGCAGAATCAATATGCAATAATATCTAAAAGTAATATCATTAAGCATATTAGTGCTATAAATATTTATGAACAGTTGAAACATTTTCTCTAG
- the yibB gene encoding protein YibB codes for MNNSITIITAFFDIGRGNWNAKSGRSDRLERTADTYFNHFKRLAKLDNKIIIFTSPDLKDKILKLREGKPTHIITIDLQQKFKFIINKISSIQHSDSFKSLIKPEQLQNPEYWSAEYVLVTNLKAYFINKYIELGLSSDELIAWIDFGYIRKAKTLNGITEWKYPFDQNKVNFFSIKDNLNLQDKKGIMEKAINNDTYIIGGVIVATKEKWIEFYHLVFQTQKKLIQSGLIDDDQGVFLICASQKPSLVKLNYLGHMEWFKVFKLFNKGSKINYLTRLGILLRIIK; via the coding sequence ATGAACAACTCTATCACAATTATAACGGCATTTTTTGATATCGGCAGGGGAAATTGGAATGCTAAAAGTGGTCGATCCGATAGGTTAGAAAGAACAGCTGATACTTATTTTAATCACTTTAAACGATTAGCGAAGCTTGATAATAAAATTATCATTTTTACCTCCCCAGATTTAAAAGACAAGATACTTAAACTTAGAGAAGGTAAGCCGACTCATATAATTACAATTGATCTGCAACAGAAGTTTAAGTTTATTATAAATAAAATATCTTCTATTCAGCATAGTGACTCATTTAAAAGTCTTATAAAACCTGAACAATTACAAAATCCTGAATACTGGTCAGCTGAATATGTTTTAGTGACAAATCTTAAAGCCTATTTTATCAATAAATATATAGAATTAGGCCTGTCAAGTGATGAGCTTATAGCTTGGATTGATTTCGGTTATATTCGAAAAGCAAAAACGCTCAATGGTATCACTGAGTGGAAATATCCATTTGATCAGAATAAAGTGAATTTTTTCTCTATTAAAGATAACCTTAATCTACAAGATAAAAAAGGGATCATGGAGAAAGCTATTAATAATGATACTTATATTATTGGTGGGGTTATTGTTGCAACTAAAGAAAAATGGATTGAGTTTTACCATCTTGTTTTTCAAACACAGAAAAAACTAATACAGTCAGGCCTCATCGACGATGACCAAGGTGTATTTTTAATTTGTGCTAGTCAAAAGCCAAGCTTAGTTAAATTAAATTACCTCGGTCATATGGAATGGTTTAAAGTGTTTAAATTATTCAATAAAGGTTCAAAAATTAATTACTTAACTCGCCTTGGCATTCTATTGAGAATAATTAAATAA
- a CDS encoding ArnT family glycosyltransferase, whose product MPAINQPNSNKYVYLWVIGYAVAWILASFYFDPTVPYDTVEAVNWGMNGEWGSPKNPWFVGVLMWPAIYLGISYSFYWYLVHFVGIAFGLLGVWKLAYRLTERRDLAWFAMLMLNLSGVINFDIIPYNDNYILVTLWPWVLYFFLRAVDDNPAWWLPFALFAGLATMGKYSSLALVGSVFLLTIFVKQARQSYRYPVFYLAIALWFALVLPNFFWLMATDFSAFKWVDSQIDPGFNFHTTQAALSVFYPLVIAAIIVYCSGGKLGWPKALPNRMANFIILFPLVVIYGWFSFHDGGRITEWLQPFMAIIAPLFVGSITVMPKKPFKKSLIGFAIFGVLVVVGYITVQAANIRGAGQKFIGVKTLIAEGEERWHQRYGTPVKYVGGEDNQYQWFIIYAKDRPHVIQPWSMEKHMPPNVYNRDITEAEIRQHGALLLGKKYDDCAHENFAKVRKFWPQFTIEKEDVIYRSEPDAAPETMCFGFIAPQK is encoded by the coding sequence ATGCCAGCAATCAATCAACCAAATTCAAATAAATATGTTTATTTATGGGTCATAGGCTATGCCGTAGCTTGGATCTTAGCGAGCTTTTATTTTGACCCAACAGTACCTTATGACACGGTAGAAGCTGTCAATTGGGGAATGAATGGGGAATGGGGCTCGCCTAAAAACCCATGGTTCGTTGGCGTATTAATGTGGCCAGCCATCTATTTGGGAATTTCATATAGTTTTTATTGGTATTTGGTCCATTTTGTTGGCATTGCATTTGGCTTGTTGGGTGTTTGGAAACTGGCTTATCGTTTAACTGAGCGTCGTGACCTTGCTTGGTTTGCGATGTTAATGTTGAACCTCTCGGGCGTGATTAATTTCGATATCATTCCTTATAATGATAACTATATTCTCGTCACCTTATGGCCATGGGTGCTTTATTTCTTTTTACGCGCAGTGGATGATAACCCTGCGTGGTGGCTGCCTTTTGCCTTGTTTGCTGGGCTGGCAACCATGGGAAAATACTCCTCACTCGCTTTAGTGGGTTCTGTTTTCTTACTGACTATTTTTGTTAAGCAGGCACGTCAGAGCTACCGTTACCCCGTTTTTTATTTAGCTATCGCGTTGTGGTTTGCATTAGTTCTGCCAAATTTCTTTTGGCTGATGGCGACGGACTTCTCAGCTTTTAAATGGGTCGATTCGCAAATTGACCCAGGTTTTAATTTCCATACAACTCAAGCGGCATTAAGTGTTTTTTACCCGTTAGTGATTGCTGCCATTATTGTTTATTGCAGTGGCGGGAAACTTGGTTGGCCTAAAGCATTACCTAATCGTATGGCAAATTTCATTATTTTATTCCCACTGGTTGTCATTTATGGCTGGTTTTCGTTCCATGATGGCGGGCGGATCACGGAATGGTTACAACCCTTTATGGCGATTATTGCGCCGTTGTTTGTTGGTTCAATAACTGTGATGCCAAAAAAACCATTTAAGAAATCACTCATTGGTTTTGCGATTTTTGGTGTTTTAGTGGTGGTTGGCTATATCACCGTTCAAGCGGCGAATATTCGCGGGGCAGGGCAAAAGTTTATTGGTGTAAAAACCCTGATAGCGGAAGGGGAAGAGCGCTGGCATCAACGTTATGGTACACCAGTTAAATATGTTGGCGGCGAAGATAATCAATATCAATGGTTTATTATTTATGCGAAAGATCGCCCGCATGTTATCCAGCCTTGGTCCATGGAAAAACATATGCCGCCAAATGTGTACAATCGCGATATTACAGAAGCAGAAATTCGCCAGCATGGTGCTTTATTGTTAGGTAAAAAATACGATGATTGCGCACATGAGAATTTTGCAAAAGTCCGTAAATTCTGGCCGCAATTTACCATCGAAAAAGAAGATGTGATTTACCGCTCTGAGCCTGATGCGGCACCTGAAACGATGTGTTTTGGGTTTATTGCGCCGCAGAAATAG
- the waaA gene encoding lipid IV(A) 3-deoxy-D-manno-octulosonic acid transferase has protein sequence MLLLRLYQVLLYLIQPFIWVRLLLRSRKAPAYRKRWGERYGFCAGKVKPQGILLHSVSVGETLAAVPLVRALRHHYPSLPITVTTMTPTGSERVQSAFGDDVSHVYLPYDLPGSMRRFLKQVDPKLVIIMETELWPNMINQLHKRKIPLVIANARLSERSAAGYQKLGSFVKRMLRNVTIVAAQHQEDGERFVQLGLRRMQLSVTGSLKFDISVTPELAVRAITLRRQWAAHRPVWIATSTHDGEEAIVLETHQKLLKRFPDLLLILVPRHPERFAKAEELTQKAGLTFIRRSANTIPTVDTQVVIGDTMGELMLLYGIADIAFVGGSLVETGGHNPLEAAAHALPVLMGPHTFNFKDICGKLAQADGLITVTDSESMEQAVTSLLSDEDYRLYYGRHAAEVLHENQGALQRLLKLLQPYLPPKEQ, from the coding sequence ATGTTATTGCTGCGGTTATATCAGGTACTTCTTTATCTTATCCAGCCATTTATATGGGTTCGCCTTTTACTGCGTAGCCGAAAAGCGCCTGCGTATCGTAAACGTTGGGGTGAGCGCTATGGTTTTTGTGCGGGTAAAGTTAAGCCTCAAGGCATTTTACTGCATTCGGTCTCAGTGGGTGAAACACTAGCCGCTGTCCCTTTAGTCAGGGCACTTCGCCATCACTATCCTTCCTTGCCTATTACTGTTACCACGATGACGCCCACTGGTTCAGAACGTGTGCAGTCTGCATTTGGTGATGATGTTAGCCATGTTTATCTCCCTTATGATTTACCGGGTTCGATGCGTCGTTTCCTTAAACAGGTCGATCCTAAGCTTGTGATTATTATGGAGACTGAGCTTTGGCCAAACATGATAAATCAACTGCATAAGAGAAAAATCCCCTTAGTTATCGCTAATGCGCGATTATCAGAGCGTTCTGCAGCGGGTTATCAAAAATTAGGTAGCTTTGTGAAGCGTATGCTACGCAATGTCACGATAGTGGCGGCGCAACATCAAGAAGATGGTGAGCGCTTTGTTCAGCTTGGGTTAAGGCGTATGCAATTAAGTGTGACGGGAAGCTTAAAATTTGATATCTCCGTTACCCCTGAATTAGCGGTTCGTGCCATTACCCTTCGCAGGCAATGGGCTGCACATCGCCCTGTGTGGATTGCGACCAGTACCCATGACGGTGAAGAAGCGATTGTTTTAGAAACTCATCAAAAGTTATTAAAACGTTTTCCAGATTTATTGCTCATTTTAGTTCCTCGTCATCCTGAACGTTTTGCAAAAGCCGAAGAGCTAACCCAAAAGGCAGGTTTAACGTTTATTCGTCGTAGCGCTAACACAATTCCTACCGTAGATACCCAAGTGGTTATTGGTGACACCATGGGTGAATTGATGTTGCTGTATGGAATTGCGGACATTGCGTTTGTTGGCGGAAGCTTAGTTGAAACGGGGGGGCATAATCCTTTAGAAGCCGCTGCGCATGCACTACCTGTTTTAATGGGGCCACATACCTTTAATTTTAAAGATATTTGTGGGAAGTTAGCGCAGGCTGATGGGCTGATTACTGTTACGGACAGTGAATCGATGGAACAAGCAGTGACGAGCTTGCTTTCTGATGAAGACTATCGGTTATATTATGGTCGTCATGCCGCAGAAGTTCTGCATGAAAATCAAGGCGCTCTCCAGCGTTTATTAAAATTATTACAACCCTATTTGCCACCAAAAGAACAGTAA
- the coaD gene encoding pantetheine-phosphate adenylyltransferase encodes MEHKAIYPGTFDPITSGHVDIVTRAAAMFDHVLLAIANSQRKNPMFTLDERVSLAREVTSHLDNVEVVGFSELMASFAQKKGANILIRGVRSVADFEYEWQLANMNRHFVPELETVFLLPSQSLSFVSSSLIKDVALHDGDISSFLPPVVADAMLKKLNKK; translated from the coding sequence ATGGAACATAAAGCCATCTACCCAGGTACTTTTGACCCTATCACATCAGGGCACGTTGATATTGTCACCCGTGCAGCGGCAATGTTTGACCATGTACTCCTCGCTATTGCCAATAGCCAACGCAAAAACCCCATGTTTACCCTTGATGAGCGCGTTTCCCTTGCAAGGGAGGTGACGTCTCATCTTGATAATGTTGAGGTGGTGGGTTTTTCTGAGTTGATGGCGAGCTTTGCACAAAAAAAAGGGGCGAATATTCTAATCCGTGGTGTACGTTCAGTAGCTGATTTTGAATATGAGTGGCAATTAGCGAATATGAATCGCCACTTTGTCCCTGAATTAGAAACGGTATTTTTGCTCCCATCGCAAAGTTTATCCTTTGTGTCTTCATCTTTAATCAAAGATGTCGCCCTTCATGATGGTGATATATCCTCTTTTCTACCGCCAGTTGTTGCAGATGCAATGCTGAAAAAACTCAATAAAAAATAG
- the mutM gene encoding bifunctional DNA-formamidopyrimidine glycosylase/DNA-(apurinic or apyrimidinic site) lyase, with amino-acid sequence MPELPEVETSRRGIEPHLVGNTISYAVVRNSRLRWPVSEQIKSLSDEIVLSVQRRAKYLLIELKKGWIIVHLGMSGSVRILTEERPEEKHDHVDLVMRDGKVLRYTDPRRFGAWLWCDDLESSSVLAHLGPEPLSDEFNPQYLYELAQKKKVAVKPWLMDNKIVVGVGNIYANEALFATKISPEKTTNTLTLAEITELVKQIKLVLARSIEQGGTTLKDFLQSDGKPGYFAQELFVYGKKGEPCSMCGTPIESIKQGQRSTFFCPQCQK; translated from the coding sequence ATGCCAGAACTACCTGAAGTCGAAACCAGCCGTCGTGGTATTGAGCCACATTTAGTCGGTAATACAATCTCTTACGCAGTCGTACGAAATAGCCGCTTGCGTTGGCCTGTCAGTGAGCAAATAAAAAGCTTATCTGATGAAATTGTTTTAAGCGTGCAACGCCGTGCAAAGTACTTGCTGATTGAATTGAAAAAGGGCTGGATTATCGTTCACTTAGGCATGTCCGGCAGTGTGCGTATTTTAACGGAAGAGCGACCTGAAGAAAAACACGACCATGTGGATTTAGTGATGCGAGATGGTAAAGTTTTACGTTATACAGACCCGCGGCGCTTCGGGGCTTGGCTATGGTGTGATGACTTAGAGAGCAGCTCGGTACTCGCGCATTTAGGCCCTGAACCTCTATCTGATGAATTTAACCCTCAATATCTTTATGAGCTCGCGCAAAAAAAGAAAGTGGCGGTCAAGCCTTGGTTGATGGACAACAAAATCGTCGTTGGTGTTGGCAATATTTATGCAAATGAAGCCCTATTTGCGACAAAAATTTCACCTGAAAAAACGACCAATACATTAACATTGGCTGAAATCACGGAGTTGGTTAAGCAAATCAAACTCGTGTTAGCTCGCTCAATTGAGCAAGGTGGCACAACGTTAAAAGACTTTTTGCAGTCAGATGGTAAACCGGGTTATTTTGCACAAGAGTTATTTGTGTATGGAAAAAAGGGTGAGCCTTGTTCAATGTGCGGAACGCCGATTGAAAGTATTAAACAAGGCCAGCGTAGCACCTTTTTCTGCCCTCAGTGCCAAAAATAA
- a CDS encoding glycosyltransferase gives MLKEKRNINIYSNKAPIGLGACQVFAICLKNLMVKENNIMINKIVLTVSPIFSIPPKSAAAIESWMYNVAKRLDIENRIVCIQNDGYSKHSVVNKHCEIERIKFGKVYTRLFKKWTRLDPYSYADRIVKIKHQFAPTANESVIFVHNHIKSFKKIIKKEGHSHVVLHMHNFYEPKDVPEDIKIIVPSRFMQSWYRERLPNAFIEVVRNGFDGDIYAQPPEVSRDDFGLTTDDKVVLFAGRIARDKGLLELMQACQTFFKSDSRCKLVIVGDPNAALKGELAQYQDEVKDYAKHLGEQCIFLGGVHPEKIRHYYSLADVIAVPSIAPEPFCMVALEAMASGRPVIASQRGAMVEFIAHNKTGFIFREPLSPEMMAEDITNALNHPDKQKIADNAKQHAYENFTWEIVKDELLSVIKKWYS, from the coding sequence TTGTTGAAAGAAAAAAGGAATATAAACATTTACTCAAACAAGGCGCCTATTGGTCTGGGAGCTTGTCAGGTATTCGCTATTTGCTTGAAAAACTTAATGGTAAAAGAAAATAATATTATGATAAACAAAATCGTTTTAACGGTTTCCCCGATATTTTCTATACCGCCAAAGAGCGCTGCCGCGATTGAATCGTGGATGTATAATGTTGCGAAAAGGCTAGATATTGAAAACCGTATTGTATGTATACAAAATGACGGTTATTCCAAACACTCAGTCGTCAATAAACACTGTGAAATTGAGCGCATTAAGTTTGGAAAAGTGTACACGAGATTATTCAAAAAATGGACAAGACTAGACCCCTATTCTTATGCGGATAGAATTGTCAAAATTAAACATCAGTTTGCCCCAACAGCGAATGAAAGCGTTATTTTTGTTCATAATCATATTAAATCCTTCAAAAAAATAATTAAGAAAGAAGGGCATAGTCACGTTGTGCTGCACATGCATAACTTTTATGAACCTAAAGATGTGCCTGAAGATATCAAAATTATTGTGCCGAGTCGCTTTATGCAAAGTTGGTATCGCGAACGTTTACCCAATGCATTTATTGAAGTGGTTCGTAATGGATTTGATGGCGATATTTATGCGCAACCACCTGAGGTTAGTCGAGATGATTTTGGGTTAACTACAGATGATAAAGTTGTGTTATTTGCAGGTCGAATAGCGAGAGATAAAGGATTGCTTGAATTAATGCAAGCATGCCAAACTTTCTTTAAAAGCGACTCTCGCTGTAAGCTTGTTATCGTGGGCGACCCAAATGCCGCTTTAAAAGGCGAATTGGCACAGTATCAAGATGAAGTAAAAGATTATGCCAAACACCTGGGGGAACAGTGCATTTTCTTAGGGGGGGTTCACCCAGAAAAAATTCGGCACTATTATTCACTTGCTGATGTCATTGCAGTGCCCTCTATTGCACCAGAGCCATTTTGTATGGTAGCTCTTGAAGCCATGGCTTCAGGGCGTCCAGTGATAGCGAGTCAGCGAGGTGCAATGGTCGAATTCATCGCTCATAATAAGACGGGCTTTATTTTCAGAGAACCGCTTTCGCCAGAGATGATGGCTGAAGACATTACTAATGCATTAAATCATCCAGACAAGCAAAAAATAGCGGATAATGCGAAACAGCATGCTTATGAGAATTTTACATGGGAAATTGTGAAAGATGAGTTGCTTAGTGTAATTAAAAAATGGTACTCATAA
- a CDS encoding glycosyltransferase family 8 protein — protein MNNLITNKYLIKEYTSSDDVALSCLDVIYGSDENYQFGAGVSAVSVLINNPHTHFRFHYFLDKVDSNFLEKLKVISKQFLAEFHIYELDNESLKTLPASDVWSSAMYFRLIALDYLSADYDFALYLDADVMCNGVIDLAADLIADKVCGVVADDIGVRTKSGTRLHTPELTETYFNSGVMFVNLKKWHERQVTEHCFERLSEKDAKQRYKYPDQDVLNLILKDDLVLLNQKFNTVYTLKNELSDSTHQKYQHVITPETVLVHYTGVSKPWHTWANYPASKPFYQALTQSPWSTVDLKPATKFVERKKEYKHLLKQGAYWSGSLSGIRYLLEKLNGKRK, from the coding sequence ATGAATAACCTTATAACAAACAAATATTTGATAAAAGAATACACGAGCAGTGATGACGTTGCATTGTCATGCCTTGATGTTATTTATGGCTCTGATGAAAACTATCAATTTGGCGCGGGTGTTTCAGCGGTCTCAGTACTTATTAATAACCCCCACACACATTTTAGGTTTCATTATTTTCTGGATAAGGTGGACTCTAATTTTTTAGAAAAGCTTAAGGTTATTTCGAAGCAATTTTTGGCTGAATTTCATATTTATGAATTAGATAATGAATCACTAAAAACACTACCAGCGTCAGATGTTTGGTCTTCTGCAATGTATTTTCGATTAATCGCACTAGATTATTTATCAGCTGACTATGACTTTGCATTGTATTTAGATGCTGATGTAATGTGCAATGGAGTTATTGATTTAGCCGCGGATTTAATTGCAGATAAGGTTTGCGGTGTTGTTGCTGATGATATTGGTGTAAGAACCAAAAGTGGCACAAGGCTTCATACTCCAGAATTAACTGAAACGTACTTTAATTCAGGCGTCATGTTTGTAAACTTAAAAAAATGGCATGAAAGACAAGTCACGGAGCATTGTTTTGAACGGTTGTCAGAAAAAGATGCAAAACAGCGCTACAAGTACCCAGATCAGGATGTATTAAACCTGATTTTGAAAGATGACTTAGTTCTATTAAATCAAAAGTTTAATACTGTTTATACGCTAAAAAATGAGCTTTCTGATTCAACTCACCAAAAATATCAACACGTTATTACGCCAGAAACGGTATTGGTTCACTATACTGGTGTGAGTAAGCCTTGGCACACATGGGCAAATTATCCTGCCTCAAAGCCGTTTTATCAGGCACTCACTCAGTCACCTTGGTCAACTGTAGACTTAAAGCCAGCGACTAAGTTTGTTGAAAGAAAAAAGGAATATAAACATTTACTCAAACAAGGCGCCTATTGGTCTGGGAGCTTGTCAGGTATTCGCTATTTGCTTGAAAAACTTAATGGTAAAAGAAAATAA
- the rfaL gene encoding O-antigen ligase RfaL, producing the protein MSFLERNEKILSKYNRALVLIFVVLFFVENVTRYKHILFYLMVTTSLAYLFLDTKNVLKRLNNKLLYGVVSFSIILYLSISYSDIPSVSIKVINNNLLNYGILSLSFLFPIILYRESLKAISKLLLISFIVSLVVILLVELSRYYAAYQHGILPFTTYDFRHVSDALVFFFPILPILWYLSPKYKLIYFYILSAVFLFVLLGTLARGAWVAIAVSGLLFLCFKRPWKLIGVVLCLSLVSLVSIKSIYPDTSKKLFYKLEQTDSTHRYTNGTQGTALELIKENPIIGYGFGDKIYHEKYNSVIKEHPEWTFKTSIGPHNIWLYIWFGAGIAGLIAFGAVFLSMCYSSIKEIKIASAEPEIYFAFIALLLSLIGFYLVRGMFEQVDLKPLGVLLGFLISMMGHSADEQKIKNHE; encoded by the coding sequence ATGTCTTTTTTAGAAAGAAATGAAAAAATTCTCTCAAAGTATAATCGGGCGTTGGTACTAATATTTGTTGTTCTTTTTTTTGTGGAAAATGTGACAAGATATAAGCATATTTTGTTTTATTTGATGGTTACTACCTCATTGGCATATCTTTTTTTAGATACAAAAAATGTACTGAAAAGATTGAATAACAAACTGTTATATGGTGTTGTTTCTTTCTCTATTATACTATATTTATCAATAAGTTATTCAGATATTCCTAGTGTGTCTATTAAGGTGATTAATAATAATTTATTAAATTATGGGATCTTGAGTTTATCATTTTTATTTCCAATTATCCTGTATCGAGAGAGCTTAAAAGCGATTTCAAAATTGCTGCTAATAAGCTTCATTGTGTCGCTGGTCGTTATTCTGCTTGTTGAGTTGTCTCGGTACTATGCCGCTTATCAGCATGGTATTTTGCCATTTACTACCTATGATTTTAGGCATGTTTCGGATGCGTTAGTATTTTTCTTTCCAATTCTTCCTATTCTTTGGTACTTGTCACCTAAATATAAATTAATCTATTTTTATATTTTAAGTGCGGTATTTTTATTTGTTTTACTTGGAACACTTGCGCGAGGGGCATGGGTGGCTATTGCGGTTTCTGGGTTATTATTTTTATGTTTTAAACGACCATGGAAACTCATTGGGGTTGTATTATGTCTATCGTTAGTTTCACTTGTTTCAATCAAATCAATTTATCCAGATACAAGCAAAAAACTTTTTTATAAACTTGAGCAAACGGATAGCACTCATAGATATACTAATGGTACCCAAGGTACTGCTCTTGAGTTAATCAAGGAAAATCCAATCATTGGATATGGATTTGGTGACAAAATTTACCATGAAAAATATAACAGCGTAATAAAAGAACATCCTGAGTGGACATTTAAGACGTCAATCGGGCCCCATAATATCTGGCTTTATATATGGTTTGGTGCAGGTATTGCTGGGCTAATTGCATTTGGTGCTGTATTTCTGTCAATGTGTTATTCCTCAATAAAAGAGATAAAAATTGCCTCAGCTGAGCCTGAAATCTATTTTGCATTTATTGCATTATTATTGAGTCTTATTGGTTTTTATCTAGTTCGAGGAATGTTTGAGCAAGTCGATCTTAAGCCTTTGGGTGTTCTTTTAGGTTTCTTAATCTCTATGATGGGTCACAGTGCAGATGAACAGAAGATAAAAAACCATGAATAA